Proteins found in one Amycolatopsis umgeniensis genomic segment:
- a CDS encoding TIGR04282 family arsenosugar biosynthesis glycosyltransferase, with product MTFCLLIVAKAPVPGFAKTRLCPPATPEQAAEIAAASLLDTLDAALRTPEARVVVALTGDFGKASRREEIAAVLRKTETIPQRGDGFDLRLVNAHADARRPGEPVLQIGMDTPQVTPALLAEAAQSLETEDSALGLAEDGGWWALGLRDPLHAKALAGVPMSRDDTGLQTLRALADIGLSPDILTTLSDVDTIVDARLVAALRPVSRFARAVAEVR from the coding sequence ATGACCTTCTGTCTGCTGATCGTCGCCAAGGCGCCCGTGCCCGGTTTCGCGAAGACGCGGCTCTGCCCGCCCGCGACGCCGGAGCAGGCCGCCGAGATCGCGGCCGCCTCACTGCTCGACACCCTCGATGCCGCGCTGCGGACACCGGAAGCCCGCGTGGTCGTCGCCCTCACGGGTGACTTCGGCAAAGCCAGCCGCCGCGAGGAAATAGCCGCCGTACTCCGAAAAACGGAAACGATCCCCCAGCGCGGCGACGGTTTCGACCTCCGTCTCGTCAACGCCCACGCCGACGCCCGCCGTCCCGGGGAACCGGTGCTGCAAATCGGGATGGACACCCCGCAGGTCACCCCCGCGCTCTTGGCCGAAGCCGCGCAATCCCTGGAAACCGAGGATTCCGCACTCGGACTCGCGGAGGACGGCGGCTGGTGGGCGCTGGGCCTCAGGGATCCTCTGCACGCCAAGGCTCTCGCGGGTGTCCCGATGTCTCGCGACGACACCGGCCTCCAGACCTTGCGGGCACTGGCCGACATCGGCCTGAGCCCCGACATCCTGACCACACTGTCCGATGTGGACACGATCGTGGACGCACGTCTCGTCGCGGCTCTCAGGCCGGTGAGCCGGTTCGCCCGAGCGGTCGCTGAAGTCCGGTGA
- a CDS encoding methyltransferase domain-containing protein: MTAFDRGLLGHRCWLELATGERVDLPVDRWTAIPCDGDEVLLDACDGPTLDVGCGPGRLTAALSERGVASLGVDISATAVRLTHARGAVALRRDVFDPVPGEGRWRHVLLADGNIGIGGDPLRLLARMAELVADGGTVLVELDPPGRGVRQDQVRLGPDGVGWFTWAWVGAEAIAGLAARTAFRVSWATRRGHRWFACLEKA; encoded by the coding sequence GTGACCGCTTTCGACCGCGGCCTGCTCGGCCACCGCTGCTGGCTGGAACTGGCGACCGGCGAACGCGTCGACCTGCCGGTGGACCGCTGGACGGCCATTCCCTGCGACGGCGACGAGGTCCTCCTCGACGCTTGCGACGGCCCGACCCTCGACGTCGGCTGCGGCCCCGGCAGGCTCACCGCCGCGTTGTCCGAACGCGGCGTCGCGTCGCTCGGCGTGGACATCTCGGCCACCGCCGTACGCCTCACCCACGCCCGGGGCGCCGTCGCGCTGCGCCGGGACGTCTTCGATCCCGTTCCCGGCGAGGGACGCTGGCGGCATGTCCTGCTGGCCGACGGGAACATCGGTATCGGCGGCGACCCCCTGCGCTTGCTGGCCCGGATGGCGGAACTGGTCGCGGACGGCGGAACGGTACTCGTCGAACTCGACCCGCCAGGCCGCGGCGTCCGTCAGGACCAGGTCCGCCTGGGGCCTGACGGCGTCGGCTGGTTCACCTGGGCGTGGGTCGGCGCCGAGGCGATCGCCGGACTCGCCGCCCGCACCGCGTTCCGGGTCAGCTGGGCCACCCGCCGCGGCCACCGCTGGTTCGCCTGCTTGGAGAAAGCATGA
- a CDS encoding molybdopterin-dependent oxidoreductase encodes MNSPSERVTSRIGLALAVTFTLCFVTGLISHLIQHPPSWFGWPSRPVWLYRVTQGTHVVSGIASIPLLLAKLWSVYPKLFERPVIRSLPHALERLSILVLSAAAFFELVTGLFNVAQNYPWNFYFPQLHYAVAWVAIGSILVHIAVKLPIVRRSLTRAPEPSRRAFLRTTWLAAGVAVVATAGATVPLLRNVSGLSWRSDKGPQGLPVNRTAAAAGVLDAANDPGWRLSVVTPKGTRTYSLEELRALPRTSAELPIACVEGWSQSARWSGVSLPELLRDAGSAPGTPVRVFSLEKGGIYGISELPGEHTADGLTLLALELNGEILDADHGFPCRIIAPNRPGVLQTKWVTRLEAL; translated from the coding sequence ATGAACTCGCCGTCGGAACGGGTGACGTCCCGGATCGGGCTCGCGCTCGCCGTCACGTTCACCCTGTGCTTCGTCACCGGCCTGATCAGCCATCTCATCCAGCATCCACCGTCGTGGTTCGGCTGGCCGAGCCGTCCGGTCTGGCTGTACCGGGTGACGCAAGGTACGCACGTCGTCTCCGGGATCGCGTCGATTCCCTTGCTGCTGGCCAAACTCTGGAGCGTCTACCCGAAACTGTTCGAACGGCCGGTGATCCGCTCCCTACCGCACGCGCTCGAACGGCTGTCGATCCTGGTGCTGTCCGCGGCCGCCTTCTTCGAACTCGTCACCGGACTGTTCAACGTCGCGCAGAACTATCCGTGGAACTTCTACTTCCCGCAGCTGCACTACGCGGTCGCGTGGGTGGCGATCGGCTCGATCCTGGTGCACATCGCGGTGAAACTCCCGATCGTGCGCCGTTCGCTCACGCGGGCGCCCGAACCCTCGCGACGAGCCTTCCTCCGCACGACCTGGCTGGCCGCCGGAGTCGCCGTCGTCGCGACGGCGGGTGCGACGGTTCCGTTGCTGCGTAACGTTTCCGGCTTGTCGTGGCGCAGCGACAAGGGACCGCAGGGCTTGCCGGTGAACCGGACGGCCGCGGCGGCCGGTGTCCTGGACGCGGCGAACGATCCGGGCTGGCGGCTTTCGGTGGTGACCCCGAAAGGCACGAGAACCTATTCGCTCGAAGAACTCCGCGCGCTCCCACGGACATCGGCCGAACTGCCGATCGCGTGCGTCGAAGGCTGGAGCCAGTCCGCGCGCTGGAGTGGCGTTTCGTTGCCGGAGTTGTTGCGGGACGCCGGAAGCGCGCCGGGCACGCCGGTTCGCGTGTTCTCGCTGGAGAAGGGCGGGATCTACGGGATCAGCGAGTTGCCCGGCGAACACACCGCCGACGGGCTCACCCTGCTGGCGCTGGAACTCAACGGCGAAATCCTCGACGCCGACCACGGTTTCCCGTGCCGGATCATCGCCCCGAACCGGCCCGGCGTCCTGCAGACGAAATGGGTCACCCGGTTGGAGGCGCTGTGA
- a CDS encoding S1C family serine protease, protein MTENDPSGQNAEQARPAGAQPDAEQGASWAAQPAQQQSDATGLGGHATPQSGAQQAYTPEQQYNPWSPQAQTQSQQTPSQQVPAQEHQTQGQYTQGHQIPGQQAPYGQHTQPGPSVYAVPQQRQAAKSTSGKLLAGVAAIALVVGGVAGGTVGFLTADSSGGASVNALDAPKPAQQTGNLPAGSVESVAQKLSPSVVELQVSGRSGAGEGSGFVLSTDGYVLTNNHVVEVAAGGGQIQAVFQDGKKGTATVVGRDPTTDIAVVKVSGVSGLTPVELGRSDDLRVGQPVVAIGSPFELAGTVTSGIVSALNRPVSAGGNGDQTTVMSAVQTDAAINPGNSGGPLANMAGQVIGINSAIYSPKSAQGQGGESGGNVGIGFAIPIDQARRTADDIINTGQATQTFIGARVQTAPTGGAQLGEISPGSPAEKAGLKSGDVVTKLDDRAIPNADALVAAIRTRAPNDKVKFTLTGDKVVEVTLGGQPVTPN, encoded by the coding sequence ATGACCGAGAACGACCCCAGCGGCCAGAACGCCGAGCAGGCGCGGCCGGCCGGCGCTCAGCCGGACGCGGAGCAGGGCGCGAGCTGGGCCGCACAGCCTGCCCAGCAGCAGTCTGACGCGACCGGCCTCGGCGGCCATGCCACTCCGCAGAGCGGAGCGCAGCAGGCCTACACCCCGGAACAGCAGTACAACCCGTGGTCGCCGCAGGCGCAGACGCAGTCCCAGCAGACCCCGTCCCAGCAAGTGCCCGCCCAGGAGCACCAGACGCAGGGCCAGTACACCCAGGGGCACCAGATCCCCGGGCAGCAGGCGCCGTACGGGCAGCACACCCAGCCGGGCCCGTCGGTTTACGCGGTCCCGCAGCAGCGCCAGGCCGCGAAGTCCACGTCGGGCAAGCTGCTCGCCGGTGTCGCGGCGATCGCGCTGGTGGTCGGCGGTGTCGCGGGCGGCACGGTCGGCTTCCTGACGGCGGATTCCTCCGGCGGGGCCTCCGTGAACGCGCTCGACGCGCCGAAGCCCGCCCAGCAGACGGGCAACCTGCCCGCCGGTTCGGTCGAGTCGGTGGCGCAGAAGCTGTCGCCGAGCGTGGTCGAGTTGCAGGTGTCCGGGCGGTCGGGAGCGGGCGAAGGCTCCGGTTTCGTGCTCAGCACCGACGGCTACGTCCTGACCAACAACCACGTCGTCGAGGTCGCCGCCGGTGGCGGGCAGATCCAGGCGGTGTTCCAGGACGGCAAGAAGGGTACGGCGACCGTCGTCGGCCGCGACCCCACGACGGATATCGCCGTGGTGAAGGTCAGCGGCGTCAGCGGCCTGACCCCGGTGGAGCTCGGCCGGTCCGACGACCTGCGGGTCGGGCAGCCGGTGGTCGCCATCGGTTCGCCGTTCGAGCTGGCGGGCACGGTCACCTCGGGCATCGTCAGCGCGCTGAACCGGCCGGTGAGCGCCGGCGGCAACGGCGACCAGACCACCGTCATGTCGGCGGTGCAGACCGACGCGGCGATCAACCCCGGCAACTCCGGCGGCCCGCTCGCGAACATGGCGGGCCAGGTCATCGGCATCAACTCGGCGATCTACAGCCCGAAGTCCGCGCAGGGACAGGGCGGCGAGAGCGGCGGCAACGTCGGCATCGGCTTCGCGATCCCGATCGACCAGGCACGCCGCACGGCCGACGACATCATCAACACCGGCCAGGCGACGCAGACCTTCATCGGCGCACGCGTGCAGACGGCGCCGACTGGCGGCGCGCAGCTCGGTGAGATCTCGCCGGGCAGCCCCGCGGAGAAGGCGGGCCTCAAATCCGGTGACGTCGTGACCAAGCTGGACGACAGGGCGATCCCCAACGCGGACGCGCTCGTCGCCGCGATCCGCACCCGGGCGCCGAACGACAAGGTCAAGTTCACCCTCACCGGTGACAAGGTGGTCGAGGTGACCCTCGGCGGCCAGCCCGTCACGCCCAACTAG
- the galT gene encoding galactose-1-phosphate uridylyltransferase — protein MKRTVRHLADGREIIYFDSPGAPDRTAEDTRDLPQVAAASEIRRDPLTGEWVAMAAHRQTRTYKPPADLCPLCPTKPGKPSEIPEPGYDVAVFENRFPSFARNVLGDKSTVDGAGLVPVAPGVGRCEVVCFTSDHDGSFAGLTAKQVRAVVDAWADRTAELSAMDGVEQVFPFENRGEEIGVTLHHPHGQIYGYPFVTPKTERMLEVARAHEAEHGRPVMGDVLAAERESGARVVVAGEHWTAFVPPAARWPVQVQIVPHRQVPDIPALSDAERDEFADVYLEVLRRCDGLYERPLPYIAAWNQAPAKRDRELGWLYLEVFSVLRSKDKLKYLAGSESGMAVWINDATPEQIAERLRATR, from the coding sequence GTGAAGCGCACGGTAAGGCACCTGGCCGACGGCCGGGAGATCATCTATTTCGACTCACCCGGCGCGCCGGACCGCACCGCCGAGGACACCCGGGACCTGCCTCAGGTCGCCGCGGCGTCGGAGATCCGTCGCGACCCGCTGACCGGGGAATGGGTGGCGATGGCCGCGCACCGGCAGACGCGGACGTACAAACCGCCCGCCGACCTGTGCCCGCTGTGCCCCACCAAACCCGGGAAGCCCAGTGAGATCCCGGAGCCGGGCTACGACGTCGCCGTCTTCGAGAACCGCTTCCCTTCGTTCGCCCGCAACGTCCTCGGCGACAAGTCCACAGTGGACGGGGCTGGGCTGGTGCCGGTCGCGCCCGGCGTCGGCCGGTGTGAGGTCGTCTGTTTCACCAGCGACCACGACGGTTCTTTCGCGGGGCTGACGGCGAAGCAGGTCCGCGCCGTCGTCGACGCCTGGGCCGACCGCACCGCCGAACTGTCCGCGATGGACGGTGTCGAGCAGGTCTTCCCGTTCGAGAACCGCGGTGAAGAGATCGGCGTGACGCTGCATCACCCGCACGGCCAGATCTACGGCTACCCGTTCGTCACGCCGAAGACCGAACGGATGCTGGAGGTCGCCCGCGCCCACGAGGCCGAGCACGGCCGTCCGGTGATGGGCGACGTCCTGGCCGCCGAGCGGGAATCCGGGGCGAGGGTCGTGGTCGCGGGCGAGCACTGGACGGCTTTCGTGCCGCCCGCCGCGCGCTGGCCGGTACAGGTCCAGATCGTGCCGCATCGCCAGGTGCCCGACATCCCCGCGTTGTCGGACGCCGAGCGCGACGAGTTCGCCGATGTCTACCTAGAGGTCCTTCGCCGTTGCGACGGCCTCTACGAGCGGCCCCTGCCCTACATCGCGGCCTGGAACCAGGCGCCGGCCAAACGGGATCGCGAGCTCGGCTGGCTGTACCTGGAGGTTTTCTCGGTCCTGCGGTCCAAGGACAAGCTGAAGTACCTGGCGGGGTCCGAGTCCGGGATGGCCGTGTGGATCAACGACGCCACGCCCGAGCAGATCGCGGAAAGGCTGCGAGCCACCCGCTGA
- a CDS encoding DeoR family transcriptional regulator, giving the protein MLARQRQAVILEEARRTGAVRVSDLVTRLGVSDMTVRRDLDVLAGRGLVEKVYGGATSIVGKSTDEPGFEAKSVRQRAQKEAIAAVAAGLVRPGTAIGISAGTTTWTLARALDEIPGLTIVTNSIQVADVLRGANQPDRTVVLTGGVRTPSDALVGPVAVQSLRSLHLDVVFLGVHGMADGPGFTTPNLTESETDRALVEAGRKLVVLADHTKWGVVGISTIAGLEEADVVLSDDGLTDNARETLTEQAGELMIAETAETAEAEEA; this is encoded by the coding sequence GTGCTCGCGCGGCAACGACAGGCGGTCATCCTCGAGGAGGCGCGCCGGACCGGGGCGGTTCGGGTCAGCGACCTCGTCACGAGGCTCGGCGTCTCCGATATGACGGTGCGCCGCGACCTCGACGTGCTCGCCGGCCGGGGCCTGGTCGAGAAGGTCTACGGCGGTGCCACCTCCATCGTCGGCAAGAGCACCGACGAGCCCGGTTTCGAGGCCAAATCCGTGCGCCAGCGCGCGCAGAAGGAGGCCATCGCCGCCGTCGCGGCCGGGCTGGTCCGGCCGGGCACCGCGATCGGCATCTCCGCGGGCACCACCACCTGGACACTGGCGAGGGCCCTCGACGAGATCCCCGGCTTGACGATCGTCACGAACTCCATCCAGGTCGCCGACGTGCTGCGCGGCGCGAACCAGCCGGATCGCACGGTGGTCCTCACCGGCGGCGTGCGCACCCCGTCGGACGCGCTGGTCGGGCCGGTCGCCGTGCAGAGCCTGCGTTCGCTGCATCTGGACGTCGTCTTCCTCGGCGTGCACGGGATGGCCGACGGTCCCGGGTTCACCACGCCGAACCTCACCGAATCCGAGACCGATCGCGCGCTGGTCGAGGCGGGCCGCAAGCTGGTCGTCCTGGCCGACCACACCAAATGGGGTGTCGTCGGCATCTCCACCATCGCCGGGCTCGAAGAGGCCGATGTCGTCCTCTCGGACGACGGTTTGACCGACAACGCAAGGGAAACGCTCACCGAGCAGGCGGGTGAGCTGATGATCGCCGAGACGGCGGAGACGGCTGAGGCTGAAGAAGCGTGA
- a CDS encoding VOC family protein: protein MARLRDVVFDCHHPASLARFWAAALDGYEVAPYDEEELERLRSLGFSGPEDDPSVLVETEWGPRLFFNQVPETKAVKNRVHLDLADDDVERLVGLGAKVIAQPEDGVVVLADPEGNEFCLVTPPRSV from the coding sequence ATGGCCAGGCTTCGCGACGTCGTCTTCGACTGCCACCATCCGGCTTCGCTCGCCCGCTTCTGGGCGGCGGCGCTCGACGGCTACGAAGTCGCACCCTATGACGAAGAAGAGCTCGAGCGCCTTCGTTCTCTGGGCTTCTCCGGCCCCGAAGACGATCCTTCGGTGCTCGTCGAAACCGAGTGGGGTCCGCGACTGTTCTTCAATCAGGTCCCGGAAACGAAGGCCGTCAAGAACCGGGTGCATCTGGACCTGGCGGACGACGACGTCGAACGGCTCGTCGGGCTGGGCGCGAAGGTGATCGCCCAACCCGAGGACGGAGTCGTCGTCCTCGCCGATCCCGAGGGGAACGAGTTCTGTCTCGTCACTCCGCCGCGGTCTGTTTGA
- the lspA gene encoding signal peptidase II encodes MSTENEPETPPRRLLWTLLVAAVLLAADQLTKWWAVDTLTDRAPIPVIGDFIRFRLLYNPGAAFSLGSGSTWIFAILAAVAVVALLWISRKVRSAGWAISLGLLLGGATTHLGDRLFREPGFARGHVVDFIDYNGWFVGNVADIALFFGAVSLFVLSFRGVPIEGVKQTAAE; translated from the coding sequence ATGAGCACCGAGAACGAGCCTGAGACGCCGCCCCGCCGTCTGCTGTGGACATTGCTGGTGGCCGCGGTGCTGCTGGCGGCCGACCAGCTGACCAAATGGTGGGCCGTCGACACCCTCACCGACCGCGCGCCGATCCCGGTGATCGGCGACTTCATCCGTTTCCGGCTGCTCTACAACCCGGGCGCGGCGTTTTCGCTGGGCTCCGGCTCCACCTGGATCTTCGCGATCCTGGCGGCGGTCGCGGTGGTCGCGTTGCTGTGGATCTCGCGCAAGGTCCGTTCGGCGGGCTGGGCGATCTCGCTCGGGCTGCTGCTCGGCGGCGCGACGACGCATCTGGGAGACCGCCTGTTCCGCGAGCCCGGTTTCGCACGCGGCCACGTCGTCGACTTCATCGACTACAACGGCTGGTTCGTCGGGAACGTCGCCGACATCGCGTTGTTCTTCGGCGCGGTCTCCCTTTTCGTGCTCAGTTTCCGCGGCGTCCCGATCGAGGGCGTCAAACAGACCGCGGCGGAGTGA
- a CDS encoding ATP-binding protein translates to MTEPVQVVDVSEKDPRGDRWGTRRFSLRGRVTLLAAVSVAGAVALVSLGAYLVVKENLYQQVDDNLRARAQAAVDSPQVQTELQQVPGAFLASADLQIGQLTVGEKIRLTYPQSGSRPPYGEDEIAVATGDKAFSLRTDPKTDSRVVALPQGPGQAMVLAQSLGPTKRTLNELSVVLFLIGGAGILVAAAAGTAVARAGLRPVDRLTSAAERVATTGDLRPIPVSGDDELARLTQSFNTMLGTVAESQERQRQLVADAGHELRTPLTSLRTNLELLLSASRPGARTLSDEDRSDIEADIRGQLDELTQLIGDLVELARQDEPRIEHERVEMVDVVERALDRARRRAGEIEFDVSLQPWVLTGDTSALERAVLNLLDNAVKFSPEGSTVGVRLYPVGDGTAVLEVADAGPGIADEDLPKVFDRFYRSSEARTLPGSGLGLAIVQHAAQRHGGDVYAGRAPEGGALMTLRLPGAPA, encoded by the coding sequence GTGACCGAGCCGGTCCAGGTCGTGGACGTGTCCGAAAAGGATCCGCGCGGCGACCGCTGGGGCACGCGGCGCTTCTCGCTCCGCGGCCGGGTGACGCTGCTCGCGGCCGTTTCGGTGGCGGGCGCGGTGGCGCTGGTGTCGCTCGGCGCGTATCTCGTCGTGAAGGAGAACCTCTACCAGCAGGTGGACGACAACCTGCGCGCCCGCGCGCAGGCCGCGGTCGACTCGCCGCAGGTACAGACCGAGCTGCAGCAGGTGCCCGGCGCCTTCCTGGCCAGCGCGGACCTGCAGATCGGCCAGCTGACGGTCGGGGAGAAGATCCGGCTGACCTATCCGCAGTCCGGAAGCCGCCCGCCGTACGGCGAGGACGAGATCGCGGTCGCCACCGGCGACAAGGCGTTCTCGCTCCGCACCGACCCGAAGACCGACAGCCGGGTCGTCGCCCTCCCGCAGGGGCCGGGGCAGGCGATGGTGCTCGCGCAGTCGCTCGGCCCGACCAAACGCACGCTGAACGAGCTTTCGGTGGTCCTGTTCCTGATCGGCGGCGCCGGGATCCTGGTCGCCGCGGCCGCGGGAACGGCCGTCGCGAGAGCGGGCCTGCGGCCTGTCGACAGATTGACGTCGGCGGCGGAACGCGTCGCCACCACGGGTGACTTGCGGCCGATCCCGGTCAGCGGCGACGACGAACTCGCCCGCCTCACGCAGAGTTTCAACACGATGCTCGGCACGGTCGCCGAATCGCAGGAACGGCAGCGACAGCTCGTCGCCGACGCCGGGCACGAGCTCCGGACGCCGCTGACGTCGCTCCGCACGAACCTGGAGCTGCTCCTGTCCGCGAGCAGGCCGGGCGCGCGCACGCTGTCCGACGAGGACCGCAGCGACATCGAGGCCGACATCCGCGGCCAGCTCGACGAGTTGACCCAGCTGATCGGCGACCTCGTCGAACTCGCGCGCCAGGACGAGCCGCGGATCGAGCACGAACGCGTCGAGATGGTCGACGTCGTCGAGCGCGCGCTCGACAGGGCACGCCGTCGCGCGGGCGAGATCGAGTTCGATGTCTCGCTCCAGCCGTGGGTGCTGACCGGTGACACCAGCGCGCTGGAACGCGCGGTGCTGAACCTCCTCGACAACGCGGTGAAGTTCTCGCCGGAGGGGTCGACGGTCGGGGTCCGGCTGTACCCGGTCGGCGACGGCACCGCGGTGCTCGAAGTCGCGGACGCCGGGCCGGGGATCGCCGACGAGGACCTGCCGAAGGTGTTCGACCGCTTCTACCGCTCTTCCGAGGCGCGGACGCTGCCCGGCTCCGGGCTCGGCCTTGCCATCGTCCAGCACGCGGCGCAGCGGCACGGTGGCGACGTCTACGCGGGACGAGCTCCCGAAGGTGGCGCGCTGATGACCCTGCGGCTCCCGGGAGCCCCTGCCTGA
- a CDS encoding response regulator transcription factor, which yields MRILVVDDDRAVRESLRRSLEFNGYQVEMAGDGAQALEAIIANRPDAMVLDVMMPRLDGLEVARRLRSTGDDLPILVLTARDTVSDRVSGLDAGADDYLPKPFALEELLARLRALLRRAIPDPQAGQNAEILSFADLTLDPGTREVRRAGREISLTRTEFALLELFLSYPKHVLTRSRILEEVWGYDFPTSGNALEVYVGYLRRKTEAGSEPRLIHTVRGVGYVLRETPP from the coding sequence ATGCGCATCCTCGTAGTGGACGACGACAGGGCCGTCCGTGAATCACTCAGGCGATCCCTTGAGTTCAACGGGTACCAGGTGGAAATGGCCGGGGACGGCGCGCAGGCCCTGGAAGCGATCATCGCCAACAGACCCGACGCGATGGTCCTCGACGTGATGATGCCGCGGCTCGACGGCCTGGAGGTCGCCCGCCGCCTGCGGAGTACCGGTGACGACCTGCCGATCCTCGTGCTCACCGCGCGGGACACCGTGTCCGATCGAGTGTCCGGTCTCGACGCCGGCGCCGACGATTACCTCCCGAAGCCCTTCGCGCTCGAGGAGCTTCTCGCTCGCCTTCGCGCGCTTCTGCGCCGGGCGATCCCGGATCCGCAGGCGGGGCAGAACGCCGAGATCCTGTCGTTCGCCGACCTCACTTTGGACCCGGGGACGCGCGAAGTGCGCCGGGCGGGGCGGGAGATCAGTCTCACGAGGACCGAATTCGCGCTCCTGGAGCTGTTCCTCTCCTACCCGAAGCACGTCCTGACCCGCAGCCGGATCCTGGAGGAAGTATGGGGATACGACTTCCCGACGTCGGGCAACGCGCTGGAGGTCTACGTCGGTTATTTGCGCCGAAAGACCGAGGCTGGGAGCGAACCGAGGCTGATCCATACGGTGCGGGGAGTGGGGTACGTGCTGAGGGAAACCCCGCCGTGA
- a CDS encoding trimeric intracellular cation channel family protein yields MILTALEFLGLIAFAASGALAAVRSRLDVFGVVVVGLTTALGGGIIRDVLLGITPPTTLRTWPYLAVCGATALVVFVFHPQIAKLRRGVLLADALGLGVFATAGTTIALNAGATPYAACLIGMTTGIGGGAVRDLLLREIPLVLRKEIYAVAALAGAVLVVIGHALRLPPGPVTVVAATVVVGVRMLALWRRWNAPVAKGPETG; encoded by the coding sequence ATGATCCTCACCGCGCTCGAGTTCCTCGGCTTGATCGCGTTCGCCGCTTCGGGGGCGCTCGCGGCGGTGCGGTCCAGGTTGGACGTCTTCGGGGTGGTCGTCGTCGGGCTCACCACCGCGCTCGGCGGCGGGATCATCCGCGACGTCCTCCTGGGGATCACGCCGCCCACGACCCTGCGGACCTGGCCGTACCTCGCGGTCTGCGGGGCGACGGCGCTGGTCGTGTTCGTCTTCCATCCGCAGATCGCGAAGCTGCGGCGCGGCGTGCTCCTCGCCGACGCGCTCGGGCTCGGGGTGTTCGCGACGGCCGGGACCACCATCGCGTTGAACGCGGGCGCCACTCCCTACGCGGCGTGCCTGATCGGGATGACGACGGGTATCGGCGGCGGTGCGGTGCGTGATCTCCTGCTCCGGGAAATCCCGCTCGTGCTGCGGAAGGAGATCTACGCGGTCGCGGCGCTCGCGGGGGCCGTGCTCGTCGTGATCGGTCACGCTCTGCGACTGCCGCCGGGGCCGGTGACGGTCGTAGCAGCAACCGTCGTCGTGGGGGTTCGGATGCTCGCTTTGTGGCGCAGATGGAACGCACCTGTTGCGAAAGGGCCCGAGACCGGCTGA
- a CDS encoding response regulator, producing MIKLMFADDEELVRSGLRAMMSGAADIEIVGEASDGRSAVEVARRYHPDVALLDIKMRAPDDGIRALRAILALPDPPTVAMLTTFDIDDYVSLALRLGANGFLLKDIDPAALLRAVRDLARGGAVLDPGVAARMVQSHRDEQRAAQPARKLLASLSEREREVVGLIGQGLSNAEIGGRLHLSEATVKGYVSAVLSKIGAANRVQAALLAYRGGLLDQ from the coding sequence TTGATCAAGCTCATGTTCGCCGACGACGAGGAACTGGTCCGTTCGGGCCTGCGTGCCATGATGTCCGGCGCTGCCGACATCGAGATCGTGGGCGAGGCGAGCGACGGGAGATCAGCGGTCGAGGTCGCCCGGCGGTACCACCCCGACGTCGCCTTGCTCGACATCAAGATGAGGGCGCCTGACGACGGCATTCGCGCGCTCAGGGCCATCCTCGCGCTGCCGGATCCGCCGACCGTGGCCATGTTGACCACGTTCGACATCGACGACTACGTCAGTCTCGCGCTCAGGCTCGGGGCCAACGGCTTCCTCCTCAAGGACATCGACCCGGCGGCGCTGCTGCGGGCGGTCCGCGACCTGGCCCGCGGCGGCGCGGTGCTGGACCCGGGGGTCGCGGCGCGCATGGTCCAGTCGCATCGGGACGAGCAGCGGGCCGCGCAGCCGGCGCGCAAACTGCTCGCGTCGTTGTCCGAACGGGAGCGTGAGGTCGTCGGGTTGATCGGCCAGGGGCTGTCCAACGCGGAGATCGGCGGGCGCCTCCATCTGTCCGAGGCCACCGTCAAGGGCTACGTCTCGGCCGTCCTGTCCAAGATCGGCGCGGCGAACCGGGTGCAGGCCGCGCTGCTGGCCTACCGCGGTGGCCTGCTCGACCAGTAA